A section of the Marinoscillum sp. 108 genome encodes:
- a CDS encoding ribose-phosphate pyrophosphokinase, with amino-acid sequence MSSVKIFAGKGTTELASSIAEQYGKPLGNSTSQKFSDGELNFSFNESIRGSDLFLIQSTTPPSDNIIELLLMIDAARRASAKYVTVVVPYFGYARQDRKDRPRVSIAAKMMANLLTAAGANRLMTMDLHAGQIQGFFDIPVDHLDGSAIFIPYIKSLNLDNLIFASPDVGGTARSRTFAKYFEADMVVCDKHRKRANEIASMQVIGDVEGKDVVLVDDLADTAGTICKAANLLKEKGATTVRAVCTHPILSGKAYENIESSELEELITTDTIPLKQKSDKIKVLTVADLFAKAIKKVHDNESISALFIK; translated from the coding sequence ATGTCCTCAGTAAAAATTTTTGCAGGAAAAGGTACTACAGAACTAGCGAGCAGCATTGCCGAGCAGTATGGAAAACCTTTGGGTAACTCTACTTCGCAAAAATTCAGTGATGGCGAGCTGAACTTCAGCTTCAACGAATCCATCAGAGGAAGTGACCTGTTCCTGATCCAATCTACCACTCCCCCTTCTGACAACATCATTGAGCTTTTGCTCATGATAGATGCTGCCAGACGTGCCAGTGCCAAATATGTAACTGTAGTTGTTCCTTATTTCGGATATGCACGACAGGACAGAAAGGATCGTCCACGTGTATCCATTGCAGCCAAAATGATGGCCAACCTACTGACAGCAGCAGGTGCCAACAGGCTGATGACCATGGATCTTCACGCCGGACAAATTCAGGGATTTTTTGACATTCCGGTGGATCACCTTGACGGATCTGCGATTTTCATTCCTTATATCAAAAGCCTGAATCTGGATAACCTGATTTTTGCTTCTCCTGATGTGGGCGGAACTGCCAGATCCAGAACGTTTGCCAAGTATTTTGAGGCCGACATGGTGGTATGTGATAAGCACAGAAAGCGTGCCAACGAAATCGCCTCTATGCAGGTGATTGGTGATGTAGAAGGCAAGGATGTGGTTTTGGTAGACGACCTGGCCGATACAGCAGGCACCATTTGCAAGGCTGCAAACTTACTGAAAGAGAAAGGTGCCACCACCGTGAGAGCGGTATGTACGCATCCAATCCTATCCGGAAAGGCTTATGAGAACATCGAGTCTTCTGAGCTGGAAGAACTGATTACCACAGACACCATTCCGCTCAAGCAGAAAAGTGACAAAATAAAAGTGTTGACTGTAGCTGACCTATTTGCGAAAGCCATCAAAAAGGTTCACGACAATGAGTCAATAAGTGCATTATTCATTAAGTAA
- the purL gene encoding phosphoribosylformylglycinamidine synthase translates to MIYIFQKSTELIYVVGSKVEITPDTEKKLEWLLSGAKLLPDQSIQGSFVGPRKEMITPWSTNAVEITQNAGIQGLERIEVFRADKGQLFDPMLQQKYKLIDQEIFTLKITPAPIQHIEDLEAYNKSEGLALSQEEIDFLKEVSEEIGRNLTDSEVFGFSQVNSEHCRHKIFNGTFIIDGDEQPMTLFQWIKKTSKDHPGQIVSAYKDNVAFVKGPVVEQFAPRTQDKPDFFEVKDFDSIISLKAETHNFPTTVEPFNGAATGSGGEIRDRMAGGIGSFPLAGSAVYMTSYSRLEEGRKWEEKVNPRKWLYQSPKDILIKASNGASDYGNKFGQPLICGSVLTFEHEENNETIAFDKVIMLAGGIGFAKLKDGIKKKVEKDQTVVILGGDNYRIGMGGSAVSSVDTGAFDTSLELNAVQRSNPEMQKRVANAVRAMAELDDNPIISIHDHGAGGHLNCLSELVEDTGGDFKLENFPMGDPTLSEKELIGNESQERMGLVIDPDKAEYLRNVSLRERVPYYEVGTTSDKMELKFSRTGATQAPFDLKMSHLFGASPKTILTDKTQAKSFPEKDYDASKIEDYIEKVLQLEAVACKDWLTNKVDRSVTGKVAVQQTVGAVQVPLNNVAVMALDYLSNKGIATSIGHAPVPALINAGSGSRLSITESLTNLVWAPLTLGLPGVSLSANWMWPAKNDGENARLYQAVKEMSEFATALGVNIPTGKDSLSMAQKYPDGKKVLAPGTVIVSSVAEVSNLRKVVTPNLKDVSDSSLIYVRFSNKPMAIGGSSFAQANAFIGNEAPDTDPDTVVKAFNGIQELIQQNLILAGHDVSAGGLITTLLEMNFPNTSGGMAINLDELTETDITKLLFSENPAVVIQTQRPDNVLNLLKLHGVEATVIGITTNKRTISLRKDDWNLDLSIDHLRDIWFKTSHLLDREQSEPGHADLRFNNFKEQPLAYEFPENYTGTFAKYGIDPKRRTSTGVKAAIIREKGVNGDREMAYALYLAGFDVKDVHMTDLISGREDLSEVNMIVFVGGFSNSDVLGSAKGWAGSFLFNEKAKAALDAFYAREDTLSLGVCNGCQLMMELGLIYPELGEQHPRMHHNSSGKFESAFINVDVLDNSTVMFGSLSNSKLGIWLAHGEGRFMLPGQPEDYNIPVKYSYESFPGNPNGSDFATAAVASNDGRHVAIMPHLERSIFPWNWAHNEEIKDNEVSIWIEPFVNARDWIKNL, encoded by the coding sequence ATGATTTACATCTTTCAAAAATCCACGGAACTCATTTACGTGGTAGGCAGCAAAGTCGAAATCACCCCTGATACAGAAAAAAAACTGGAATGGCTCTTATCCGGCGCCAAACTCCTCCCCGATCAAAGCATTCAGGGTTCATTTGTGGGACCACGAAAAGAGATGATCACTCCCTGGAGCACCAATGCGGTGGAAATTACCCAAAATGCGGGTATTCAGGGCCTTGAGCGCATAGAAGTATTCAGAGCAGACAAGGGGCAACTCTTTGACCCCATGCTCCAGCAGAAATACAAGCTGATAGATCAGGAAATTTTCACACTGAAAATCACTCCGGCGCCCATTCAGCACATAGAAGATCTGGAAGCTTACAACAAAAGCGAAGGACTTGCCCTGAGTCAGGAAGAAATTGATTTTCTCAAAGAAGTTTCTGAGGAAATCGGCAGAAACCTGACAGATTCGGAAGTATTTGGTTTCTCACAAGTCAACTCAGAGCACTGCCGTCACAAGATTTTCAATGGCACCTTCATCATCGATGGTGATGAGCAGCCCATGACACTTTTTCAGTGGATCAAAAAAACCTCCAAGGATCACCCGGGACAGATCGTATCCGCCTACAAGGACAACGTGGCTTTTGTGAAAGGGCCCGTAGTAGAGCAATTTGCTCCCCGAACGCAGGATAAGCCGGACTTTTTTGAAGTCAAAGACTTTGACTCCATCATTTCCCTAAAAGCCGAAACACACAATTTCCCCACCACAGTAGAGCCCTTCAACGGCGCAGCCACAGGCTCTGGTGGTGAAATCAGGGACCGTATGGCTGGTGGCATTGGTAGCTTTCCACTGGCCGGATCTGCCGTATACATGACCTCATATTCCAGACTGGAAGAGGGAAGAAAATGGGAAGAAAAGGTCAATCCAAGGAAATGGCTTTACCAATCCCCAAAAGATATTTTGATCAAGGCCTCCAACGGGGCCAGTGATTATGGTAATAAGTTCGGTCAGCCACTCATCTGCGGGAGTGTACTCACTTTTGAGCATGAAGAAAACAACGAAACCATCGCATTCGACAAGGTCATCATGCTGGCTGGAGGTATTGGATTCGCTAAGCTCAAAGATGGCATCAAGAAGAAAGTAGAGAAAGATCAGACCGTGGTAATCCTCGGTGGAGACAACTACCGAATCGGGATGGGCGGAAGTGCGGTATCTTCTGTAGATACCGGGGCCTTTGATACATCACTGGAACTCAACGCTGTGCAGCGTTCGAATCCGGAAATGCAAAAAAGAGTAGCCAATGCTGTCCGGGCTATGGCCGAGCTGGATGACAATCCTATTATCTCCATCCACGATCACGGTGCCGGTGGTCACCTCAACTGTTTATCCGAGCTGGTGGAAGATACCGGTGGGGATTTTAAACTCGAAAACTTCCCCATGGGTGACCCTACCCTTTCGGAAAAAGAACTGATCGGCAATGAATCCCAGGAACGAATGGGCTTGGTCATTGACCCTGATAAAGCAGAATACCTACGCAATGTATCCCTGCGCGAAAGGGTGCCATACTACGAAGTAGGAACTACTTCCGATAAAATGGAATTAAAATTCAGTCGTACCGGAGCCACTCAGGCCCCTTTCGATCTGAAAATGAGTCACCTGTTTGGAGCATCTCCCAAGACCATCCTTACAGATAAGACCCAGGCAAAATCCTTTCCTGAAAAGGACTATGATGCTTCCAAGATTGAGGATTATATAGAAAAGGTATTGCAACTGGAAGCAGTGGCCTGCAAAGACTGGCTTACGAATAAAGTAGACCGCTCAGTGACTGGAAAAGTAGCCGTACAGCAAACAGTGGGTGCCGTGCAGGTACCCCTCAACAATGTGGCGGTCATGGCACTGGATTACCTCAGCAACAAAGGCATTGCTACCTCTATTGGGCACGCTCCAGTACCCGCACTGATCAATGCGGGTTCCGGATCACGGTTGTCAATCACAGAATCGCTTACCAACCTCGTGTGGGCTCCACTGACGCTGGGACTACCAGGAGTCTCTCTGAGTGCCAACTGGATGTGGCCTGCCAAAAACGATGGTGAAAATGCACGACTCTACCAGGCAGTAAAGGAAATGAGTGAATTTGCTACGGCACTTGGGGTAAACATCCCTACGGGTAAGGATTCCCTCTCCATGGCACAGAAGTATCCTGATGGAAAAAAGGTACTGGCTCCCGGCACCGTAATTGTGAGTTCGGTGGCTGAGGTAAGTAACCTCAGAAAGGTTGTAACTCCCAATCTCAAAGATGTTTCGGACAGCTCGCTGATCTATGTCCGTTTCAGCAACAAACCCATGGCCATTGGTGGTAGCAGCTTTGCACAAGCCAATGCCTTCATTGGAAATGAAGCACCCGATACGGACCCTGATACCGTAGTGAAAGCATTCAATGGCATTCAGGAGCTGATACAACAAAACCTCATTCTCGCCGGGCATGATGTCTCTGCCGGAGGACTGATCACAACCCTTCTGGAGATGAACTTCCCGAACACCTCGGGGGGTATGGCCATCAATCTGGACGAGCTCACTGAAACTGACATTACCAAGCTGCTTTTCTCAGAAAACCCTGCGGTAGTCATTCAAACACAAAGACCGGATAATGTCCTGAACCTCCTGAAACTGCACGGGGTGGAGGCTACTGTCATCGGTATCACCACCAATAAGCGAACAATCAGTCTCAGGAAAGACGACTGGAATCTGGACTTGTCCATTGACCACCTCAGAGACATCTGGTTTAAAACCTCTCACCTCCTGGATCGTGAGCAGTCCGAACCTGGTCATGCAGACCTTAGGTTCAACAATTTCAAAGAGCAACCACTTGCTTACGAGTTTCCGGAAAACTACACAGGCACTTTTGCTAAATACGGCATAGATCCCAAGCGACGAACATCCACCGGGGTTAAAGCAGCCATCATCAGAGAAAAGGGAGTAAACGGAGACCGTGAAATGGCCTATGCGCTTTACCTCGCAGGTTTTGATGTGAAGGATGTACATATGACTGACCTCATCAGTGGGCGTGAAGACCTCAGTGAGGTGAACATGATTGTTTTTGTGGGTGGGTTCTCCAATTCTGATGTCCTAGGCTCTGCCAAAGGATGGGCGGGATCATTCCTTTTTAATGAAAAAGCCAAAGCAGCTCTGGATGCATTCTATGCACGCGAAGACACCCTTTCTCTTGGAGTTTGCAATGGTTGTCAGCTTATGATGGAGCTGGGCCTCATTTACCCGGAGCTGGGTGAGCAGCATCCGAGAATGCATCACAACAGTTCTGGTAAATTTGAATCCGCATTCATCAATGTGGACGTACTGGATAACAGCACCGTGATGTTTGGGTCCCTGAGCAACAGTAAGCTGGGCATCTGGCTCGCACACGGCGAAGGAAGGTTTATGCTGCCTGGTCAACCGGAAGATTACAACATCCCGGTGAAGTATTCTTATGAGTCGTTCCCTGGCAATCCTAATGGAAGTGATTTTGCTACCGCGGCGGTGGCCTCAAATGACGGCAGACATGTCGCCATCATGCCCCACCTGGAGCGATCCATTTTCCCCTGGAATTGGGCTCACAATGAAGAAATCAAAGACAATGAGGTGTCTATTTGGATAGAACCGTTTGTAAATGCACGGGACTGGATAAAAAACCTTTAA
- a CDS encoding NAD(P)/FAD-dependent oxidoreductase: MSHSHKKKVIIVGGGAAGFFTAINIAEKHPHYEVLVLEKTNKLLSKVKVSGGGRCNVTNARQQPSELTPFYPRGGKKLYTVFKEFSTADMVRWLGDRGVKTHTEADLRMFPTSNSSQTIIDCFTGEAARLGVKVIQNCGVKHIEATEHQWSLVTSQGPMIADKLIIATGSAPSVWGFLSQLGLDLVPPVPSLFTFNIKDLRISGLMGTSFSEVNIRITGTKLEEAGPMLITHWGLSGPAVLKLSAWGARELAEKNYHFHILVNYLGKESNAEVGQWFDQQKQDHPKRKVLNYPPGELTRRFWEQLCKYCEIAEEDNFGEITKKQVNKLTEELTQGLYEVKGKSTFKEEFVTSGGVALSEVDLKTFEARNFPNLYLAGEVLDIDALTGGFNFQACWSAGWVISEHI, encoded by the coding sequence TTGAGCCATTCCCATAAGAAAAAAGTCATTATCGTTGGAGGGGGAGCTGCTGGCTTTTTCACTGCCATCAACATTGCCGAAAAACACCCACACTATGAAGTGTTGGTTCTCGAAAAAACCAACAAACTCCTGAGCAAAGTTAAAGTATCGGGAGGGGGTCGGTGCAACGTGACCAACGCCCGGCAACAACCCTCCGAACTCACACCTTTTTACCCACGTGGGGGCAAAAAACTGTACACCGTCTTTAAGGAGTTTTCTACCGCCGACATGGTCAGGTGGCTTGGTGATCGGGGCGTAAAAACCCATACTGAAGCTGACCTGAGAATGTTTCCCACTTCCAATTCATCGCAAACGATCATAGACTGCTTCACAGGTGAAGCTGCCCGATTGGGCGTGAAGGTTATTCAAAACTGTGGGGTAAAGCACATAGAAGCGACCGAGCATCAATGGAGCCTTGTCACCTCTCAGGGACCAATGATTGCTGATAAGTTAATCATAGCAACCGGCAGTGCTCCTTCTGTCTGGGGATTTTTGAGCCAACTGGGGTTGGACCTGGTACCCCCCGTACCTTCGCTTTTTACCTTCAACATTAAAGATCTACGCATTTCCGGACTGATGGGCACTTCCTTTTCCGAAGTAAACATTCGGATCACGGGCACTAAGCTGGAAGAAGCTGGCCCTATGCTCATCACACACTGGGGACTGAGCGGACCTGCTGTGCTGAAACTCTCAGCATGGGGTGCCCGTGAACTGGCTGAGAAGAATTATCACTTCCATATTCTTGTTAACTACCTGGGCAAAGAATCCAACGCCGAAGTGGGACAGTGGTTCGATCAACAAAAACAAGATCATCCCAAGCGAAAGGTGCTCAACTACCCTCCCGGCGAGCTGACCAGACGATTCTGGGAACAACTCTGTAAGTACTGCGAAATCGCTGAGGAAGATAACTTTGGAGAAATCACCAAGAAGCAGGTCAATAAACTCACGGAAGAACTTACCCAAGGTCTCTATGAGGTCAAAGGAAAAAGCACTTTCAAGGAAGAGTTTGTCACCAGTGGCGGGGTGGCATTATCAGAGGTAGACCTCAAAACCTTCGAAGCTCGAAACTTTCCAAACCTCTACCTTGCTGGTGAAGTATTGGACATAGATGCCCTCACAGGCGGCTTCAATTTCCAGGCCTGCTGGAGTGCCGGGTGGGTAATCTCTGAGCATATATAG
- a CDS encoding alpha/beta hydrolase translates to MKTTKSNLFYRKSGKGPHPLILLHGFGQEHSAFDTWLKALENNHTVYAFDHYYHGQSTREDSPLTIAQWKQQFEDFLLREDITKFSIVGFSLGGRFALVTTNLFPERIRHLILIAPDGIFRSIWFRLATSSLGNPLFKYLMLHPDHFNTLLDTFKTLRITSSSMVRFAQKELQGKDNRKRVYRTWTYFKPIQVPISMVARVINQHGIQTHLILGTLDSIIPLGKILSKTTKIRTLETHKLPYKHHHMIEASKTLVPSLLSGEFFD, encoded by the coding sequence ATGAAAACAACCAAATCCAATCTCTTTTATCGCAAATCTGGCAAAGGGCCCCATCCCCTAATCCTTCTTCATGGATTTGGACAAGAGCATTCAGCGTTTGATACCTGGCTGAAAGCATTGGAAAACAATCACACGGTGTACGCCTTTGATCACTACTATCATGGACAGAGCACTCGGGAAGATTCCCCGCTTACCATCGCACAATGGAAACAGCAGTTTGAGGATTTTCTCCTCAGGGAGGACATCACGAAATTCTCAATCGTTGGTTTCAGTCTTGGAGGAAGATTTGCCCTGGTCACCACAAACCTCTTTCCGGAAAGAATCAGGCACCTTATACTGATCGCACCGGATGGTATCTTTCGAAGCATTTGGTTTCGCCTGGCCACAAGTAGCCTGGGCAATCCGCTCTTTAAGTACCTGATGCTTCATCCAGATCACTTCAATACGCTACTAGATACATTCAAGACATTGAGAATCACCTCATCATCTATGGTTCGGTTTGCTCAAAAAGAGCTCCAAGGCAAAGACAATCGCAAACGTGTCTATCGTACCTGGACTTACTTCAAGCCTATCCAAGTGCCTATATCAATGGTAGCCCGGGTCATCAACCAACATGGCATTCAGACGCACCTGATTCTTGGTACGCTTGACAGCATCATCCCTCTGGGCAAAATCCTCTCAAAAACCACCAAAATCCGTACATTAGAAACACACAAACTCCCTTATAAACACCATCACATGATCGAGGCTTCAAAAACCTTGGTTCCTTCTTTGCTTTCAGGGGAATTCTTTGATTAA
- a CDS encoding 50S ribosomal protein L25/general stress protein Ctc, giving the protein MKSVEIIGYKRANLGKTEAKRLRAEGMVPGVLYGGEEQIHFYAPMILFRELVYTDEAHFINLNVEGQIFEAILQDIQFHPVSEMIVHVDFLQLFRGTKIKMNIPVHPVGTPPGIQQGGKLIKKLRFLTVKALPKDMPEHINIDVSKLGLGKSVKVGDVPTENFEVLNNPLVTIMGIEIPRALRGKSLEGEEEGEEGAEGSEEAAEAPAEG; this is encoded by the coding sequence ATGAAAAGCGTTGAGATTATAGGGTATAAAAGAGCAAATCTTGGCAAGACCGAAGCTAAAAGATTAAGAGCTGAAGGAATGGTCCCTGGTGTACTTTACGGTGGTGAAGAGCAGATCCATTTTTACGCTCCGATGATTTTATTCAGAGAGCTTGTCTATACCGACGAAGCACATTTTATCAACTTGAATGTGGAAGGTCAGATTTTTGAAGCCATTCTTCAAGACATCCAGTTCCACCCAGTAAGTGAAATGATTGTGCATGTGGACTTCCTGCAGTTGTTCAGAGGTACGAAAATCAAAATGAACATCCCTGTACACCCAGTTGGAACACCTCCTGGTATCCAGCAAGGTGGTAAGTTGATCAAGAAATTGAGATTCTTAACTGTAAAAGCACTGCCTAAGGACATGCCGGAGCACATCAACATCGATGTGTCCAAATTGGGTCTTGGTAAGTCTGTAAAAGTTGGTGATGTTCCTACTGAAAACTTCGAAGTATTGAACAATCCGCTTGTGACCATCATGGGTATTGAAATCCCTAGAGCACTTAGAGGAAAGTCTCTTGAAGGTGAAGAAGAAGGTGAAGAAGGAGCAGAAGGTAGCGAAGAAGCTGCTGAAGCACCTGCTGAAGGATAA
- a CDS encoding TolC family protein, translating to MKGKLTLLFLMLSTWLVAQETSGSFTLDDCVEYALKNSVDAKNALLDEQIATARVKETVGIGLPQVSGSVSVQQSPTQPRFFTQYTAGGGSFFITDEQASQMGLSDGDVVALRNIFQLKGAGDANLSINQMIFNGSYFVGLQASKAYKELSVKNSNQTSEDIVMSVSKAYYNLLIAREQLSLVNANLNRLDTLYRNTLAMYENGFAEKIDADRLKVTLNNLKVNRENIENLNDLSMRLLKFQMNFPFDEELTIGGSLEDEAMQKVELPEAENWDYSNRPDYQVLQANYELQKLNIKNKYAEAIPMISAFANLGYSTQSPNFGGLFATNTDFEDQNGVGPDKWYGYSTLGLSLKWNMFTGLQRNYQIQQEKLSLSKIENGFEVLERSIELDIKRAQDNLDNALSRLEVQKENAELAEYIFNISQIKYQEGVGSNLEVIEADTSLKEAQTNYFSALYDAIIAQLELKKALGILYN from the coding sequence ATGAAAGGAAAACTAACCTTACTTTTTTTAATGCTCAGTACATGGCTGGTGGCTCAGGAGACCTCCGGCTCGTTTACTTTGGACGATTGCGTGGAGTACGCACTGAAAAACAGCGTGGATGCCAAGAACGCACTGTTAGATGAGCAGATTGCTACTGCTCGTGTGAAGGAGACTGTTGGTATTGGCCTGCCCCAGGTGTCGGGTTCAGTGTCTGTACAGCAGAGCCCTACTCAGCCAAGATTCTTCACTCAATATACCGCTGGAGGTGGCTCCTTTTTCATCACCGATGAGCAGGCTAGTCAGATGGGTTTATCAGATGGAGATGTCGTTGCACTCCGCAATATTTTCCAGCTCAAAGGAGCGGGGGATGCCAATCTGAGTATCAATCAAATGATTTTTAATGGATCGTATTTTGTGGGCCTCCAGGCTTCGAAGGCTTACAAGGAATTGTCCGTAAAAAACTCCAATCAGACCAGTGAGGACATTGTGATGAGTGTATCAAAGGCTTATTACAACCTGCTGATCGCCCGCGAACAGCTCTCTTTGGTAAATGCCAACTTAAACAGGCTTGATACCCTCTACCGCAACACCCTGGCCATGTATGAAAATGGTTTTGCAGAGAAGATCGATGCTGATCGGCTGAAGGTGACTTTGAATAATCTGAAAGTGAACAGAGAAAACATTGAAAACCTCAATGACCTCTCCATGAGGCTACTCAAGTTTCAGATGAACTTTCCTTTTGATGAGGAGCTGACCATCGGCGGATCTTTAGAGGATGAGGCTATGCAAAAGGTAGAGCTACCTGAAGCTGAGAACTGGGACTACTCTAACCGCCCGGACTATCAGGTGTTGCAGGCCAATTATGAGCTTCAGAAGTTGAACATTAAGAATAAGTATGCCGAAGCGATCCCTATGATTTCGGCTTTTGCCAATTTGGGATATTCTACACAGTCGCCAAATTTCGGTGGGCTCTTTGCCACGAATACTGATTTTGAAGATCAAAATGGAGTGGGACCCGATAAGTGGTATGGATATTCTACACTTGGTCTGAGCCTCAAGTGGAATATGTTCACCGGTTTGCAGAGAAACTATCAGATTCAGCAGGAAAAATTGAGTCTGTCCAAGATCGAAAATGGTTTTGAGGTATTGGAACGGTCTATCGAGCTGGATATTAAGAGGGCTCAGGACAACCTGGACAATGCTCTGAGCAGACTGGAAGTGCAAAAGGAGAATGCGGAGCTCGCAGAGTATATCTTCAATATTTCCCAAATCAAATACCAGGAGGGCGTGGGATCCAACCTGGAGGTAATCGAGGCTGATACCTCGCTGAAGGAGGCCCAAACGAATTACTTCAGCGCGTTGTACGACGCAATCATTGCGCAATTAGAATTGAAAAAAGCATTAGGAATACTTTATAACTAA
- a CDS encoding thiamine-binding protein — MTDHLTSIGIQIIPKSKALHTYDLVDEAIAVIQASGLKHQITPFETVMEGKYEEIMKVCDQAQKAVLAAGAEECLVYFRIHYRKDADVTFEEKRLDR, encoded by the coding sequence ATGACTGATCACCTAACCTCTATAGGCATTCAAATCATACCAAAAAGCAAGGCGCTGCACACTTATGACCTGGTAGATGAAGCCATAGCTGTAATTCAGGCGAGTGGCCTCAAGCATCAGATCACACCCTTCGAAACGGTAATGGAGGGGAAATACGAGGAAATAATGAAAGTATGCGACCAGGCTCAGAAAGCAGTACTGGCTGCCGGGGCAGAGGAATGCCTGGTATACTTCCGCATCCACTACAGAAAAGATGCTGATGTAACGTTTGAAGAAAAAAGGCTCGATCGATGA
- a CDS encoding TetR/AcrR family transcriptional regulator has translation MAKERILEGAHSLFMQYGVRSVSMDDVARELAMSKKTLYLHFSNKDELVTEVVRFHMDGEMAEFGRVIESAVNAVDEIFKLAKCMREHAFRVNPSLLYDLHKYHAEAWAIFQEFKSEYLVGQIIDNIERGKQEGYYRLELNARVLAILRMEIVQMVFSDQVFPRSEFDFIEVQMQVFDHFVHGLLSEKGKQLYQEYQSQEVNNHSK, from the coding sequence GTGGCGAAGGAAAGAATTTTAGAAGGAGCACATTCACTGTTTATGCAATATGGAGTCAGGTCGGTATCGATGGACGATGTAGCCAGAGAGTTGGCCATGTCTAAAAAGACCCTGTATTTGCATTTTAGCAACAAAGATGAGTTAGTTACGGAGGTTGTCAGGTTTCATATGGATGGTGAGATGGCGGAGTTTGGAAGGGTCATTGAATCGGCCGTCAATGCAGTGGATGAGATATTTAAGCTAGCCAAATGCATGCGCGAGCATGCTTTCAGGGTAAACCCATCCTTGCTTTATGACCTTCATAAGTATCATGCCGAGGCATGGGCAATTTTTCAGGAGTTCAAATCCGAGTATCTGGTGGGGCAAATCATCGATAACATAGAGCGTGGCAAGCAGGAGGGGTACTACCGGCTGGAACTGAATGCGCGGGTGCTGGCCATACTTAGGATGGAAATCGTCCAGATGGTTTTTAGCGATCAGGTTTTCCCGCGTTCAGAATTTGATTTCATAGAAGTGCAGATGCAGGTGTTTGATCATTTCGTGCATGGGCTTCTGTCAGAAAAAGGCAAACAATTATATCAGGAATATCAATCTCAGGAAGTTAATAATCACTCAAAATGA
- the pth gene encoding aminoacyl-tRNA hydrolase — protein MKYLIAGLGNIGAEYELTRHNIGFLILDRLADREGLKFEHDRHSFITELKYKGRSIHLMKPTTYMNLSGKAVNYWLTQLKIPKENLMVITDDIALPYGKLRLKAKGSAGGHNGLKNIEQMIGGQDYPRLRFGVGDGFGKGQQVDYVLSPFNKQEMDEIVLNMDLAIDALLSFCTIGLERTMNQFN, from the coding sequence ATGAAATACTTAATTGCCGGGCTGGGAAATATAGGCGCTGAATATGAGCTGACGCGTCATAACATCGGTTTTTTAATCCTGGACAGACTCGCCGATCGTGAAGGTCTGAAATTTGAACATGACAGACATTCCTTCATCACCGAGCTTAAATACAAAGGCCGTAGCATCCACCTGATGAAGCCAACCACTTACATGAACCTGAGTGGGAAAGCGGTGAACTACTGGCTCACCCAACTCAAAATTCCCAAGGAGAATCTAATGGTGATCACGGATGACATTGCCCTCCCCTATGGGAAATTAAGACTTAAAGCCAAGGGGTCTGCCGGAGGTCATAACGGGCTCAAAAACATAGAGCAGATGATCGGCGGACAGGATTATCCCCGACTGAGATTTGGTGTAGGCGACGGATTCGGCAAAGGCCAGCAAGTTGATTACGTCCTCAGCCCTTTCAATAAGCAGGAAATGGACGAAATTGTCCTCAATATGGATTTGGCCATCGATGCCCTACTCTCCTTTTGTACCATAGGACTGGAACGAACCATGAATCAATTTAACTAA